The following are from one region of the Capsicum annuum cultivar UCD-10X-F1 chromosome 1, UCD10Xv1.1, whole genome shotgun sequence genome:
- the LOC107842565 gene encoding callose synthase 2 isoform X2 → MAYQRKGSDLQPQRRILRTQTAGNLGESMMDSEVVPSSLSEIAPILRVANEVEPSNPRVAYLCRFYAFEKAHRLDPTSSGRGVRQFKTSLLQRLEKENETTLAGRTKSDAREMQSFYQHYYRKYIQALQNAADKADRARLTKAYQTAAVLFEVLKAVNLTEAVEVADEILEAHTKVTEKTEILVPYNILPLDPDSSNQAIMRYPEIQATVTALRNTRGLPWPKNHKKKVDEDILDWLQAMFGFQKDNVANQREHLILLLANVHIRQFPKIDQQPKLDDRALTDVMKKLFKNYKKWCKYLGRKSSLWLPTIQQEVQQRKLLYMGLYLLIWGEAANLRFMPECLCFIYHHMAFELYGMLAGSVSPMTGETIKPAYGGADEAFLKKVVTPIYNTIAKEAKRSKEKSKHSQWRNYDDLNEYFWSVNCFKLGWPMRADADFFHLPPEELSVDANEAIKRNRWMGKINFVETRSFWHIYRSFDRMWGFFILCLQAMIIIAWNGSGQLGGIFVGDVFKKVLSIFITAAILKLAQAVLDIIMSWKSRHSMSFYVKLRYVLKAVAAAAWVVVLPVTYAYSWKNPPDFALTIKNWFGNGSSSPSLFIIAVLFYLSPNMLSALLFVFPFIRRYLERSDYKIMSLVMWWSQPRLYVGRGMHEDAFSLFKYTLFWVLLLAAKLAFSFYVEIKPLVGPTKDIMKVHISVYKWHEFFPRAKSNIGVVIALWAPVILVYFMDTQIWYAIFSTIFGGIYGAFRRLGEIRTLGMLRSRFQSLPGAFNACLIPVEKDETRKKGLKATLSKKFDEVTSRGKEAAKFAQMWNKIIESFREEDLINNRERSLLLVPYWADPDLELIQWPPFLLASKLPIALDMAKDCNGRDRELTKRLNADSYMCCAIRECYASCKSIINVLVIGEREQLVVKEIFAKVDDHIAEGNLVKDFNMSALPILYDQFVRLIDFLKENKMEDKDHVVILLLDMLEVVTRDIMEDSVPSLSDSSHGGSYGMHDGMIPNAKYQLFGTLNFPVTETEAWMEKIRRLHMLLTVKESAMDVPTNLEARRRISFFSNSLFMDMPHAPKVRNMLSFSILTPYYNEEVLFSINSLERPNEDGVSILFYLQKIYPDEWENFLERVVCSSEEDLKGNTRLEEELRLWASYRGQTLTKTVRGMMYYRQALELQAFLDMAKDEELMKGYKAAESNTDEQPKNERSLMSQCQAVSDMKFTYVVSCQQYGIQKRSADHRAQDILRLMTKYPSLRVAYIDEIDETSKDKSKRTGDNKVYYSALVKAVPRSVDSAEPDQKLDQVIYRIKLPGPAILGEGKPENQNHAIIFTRGEGLQTIDMNQDNYMEEALKMRNLLQEFLKKNGVRNPTILGLREHIFTGSVSSLAWFMSNQENSFVTIGQRLLANPLKVRFHYGHPDVFDRLFHLTRGGVSKASKVINLSEDIFAGFNSTLRGGNVTHHEYIQVGKGRDVGLNQISLFEAKIANGNGEQTMSRDVYRLGHRFDFFRMLSCFFTTIGFYFTTLVTVIIVYVFLYGRLYLVVSGLEEGLSSHPAIRNNKPLQVALASQSFVQIGLLMALPMMMEIGLERGFRNALTDFVLMQLQLAPVFFTFSLGTRTHYYGRTLLHGGAQYRGTGRGFVVFHAKFAENYRLYSRTHFVKGIELMILLLVYHIFGKSYRDMVAYVLITASVWFLVVTWLFAPFLFNPSGFEWQKIVDDWTDWNKWINNRGGIGVSPEKSWESWWEKEQEHLYHSGIRGTVAEILLSMRFFIYQYGLVYHLTILNNETSFLVYGISWIVIFLILAVMKVVSVGRRKFSADFQLAFRLIKGFIFLSFVALLISLIVVLHLKFRDIIVCILAFMPTGWGMLLIAQALKPFIRRFGFWGSIRTLARGYEIVMGLLVFTPIAFLAWFPFVSEFQTRMLFNQAFSRGLQISRILGGPKKDRSSSNKA, encoded by the exons ATGGCTTACCAGAGAAAGGGATCTGATCTGCAACCGCAGAGGCGTATTTTGCGGACGCAGACTGCTGGTAATTTAGGGGAGTCAATGATGGACAGTGAGGTAGTGCCATCATCTCTAAGTGAAATTGCACCCATTCTCCGTGTCGCCAATGAGGTCGAGCCCAGCAACCCAAGGGTAGCTTATCTAT GTCGATTCTATGCCTTCGAAAAAGCTCATCGATTAGATCCAACATCAAGTGGACGTGGAGTTCGCCAGTTCAAAACTTCCCTTCTTCAACGGTTAGAAAAG GAAAATGAAACGACCCTTGCTGGAAGGACAAAAAGTGATGCTCGTGAAATGCAGAGTTTCTACCAGCATTACTATAGGAAATATATTCAGGCTTTGCAGAATGCTGCTGATAAAGCTGATCG TGCACGACTTACAAAAGCATACCAAACAGCTGCTGTTCTTTTTGAGGTCTTGAAAGCTGTTAACCTGACAGAAGCTGTAGAAGTGGCTGACGAG ATTTTGGAAGCTCATACAAAGGTTACCGAGAAGACTGAGATACTAGTCCCCTATAATATACTTCCACTTGACCCTGATAGTTCAAATCAAGCAATTATGAGATATCCTGAG ATTCAAGCTACTGTCACTGCTCTTCGCAATACAAGAGGTCTTCCATGGCCAAAAAACCATAAGAAGAAAGTTGATGAAGATATTCTGGACTGGCTTCAAGCTATGTTTGGTTTTCAG AAAGATAATGTGGCAAATCAGCGGGAGCATCTGATTCTGTTGTTGGCAAATGTTCACATCCGACAATTTCCAAAGATTGATCAACAACCAAAG CTGGATGACCGGGCACTTACTGATGTTATGAAGAAACttttcaaaaactataaaaaatggTGCAAGTATCTTGGTCGCAAGAGCAGTCTTTG GCTGCCAACTATCCAGCAAGAAGTGCAACAGCGGAAATTACTATACATGGGTCTTTATCTTCTTATATGGGGAGAAGCTGCAAATTTAAGATTCATGCCTGAGTGCCTGTGCTTTATTTATCATCAT ATGGCATTTGAACTTTACGGTATGCTGGCCGGAAGTGTTAGTCCCATGACAGGCGAAACTATAAAACCTGCTTATGGTGGTGCAGATGAGGCTTTCTTGAAGAAAGTAGTAACTCCCATCTATAACACTATAGCAAAG GAAGCTAAAAGGAGCAAAGAAAAGTCAAAACATTCTCAGTGGAGAAACTATGATGATTTAAATGAGTATTTCTG GTCAGTCAATTGCTTCAAGCTGGGCTGGCCAATGCGTGCTGATGCTGATTTCTTCCATCTTCCTCCTGAAGAACTATCGGTTGAT GCAAATGAAGCAATTAAAAGGAACCGTTGGATGGGGAAAATCAATTTTGTCGAGACACGCTCATTTTGGCACATCTATAGGAGTTTTGATAGAATGTGGGGCTTTTTTATTTTATGCTTACAG GCAATGATCATTATTGCATGGAATGGATCTGGCCAACTGGGTGGTATTTTTGTAGGAGATGTGTTCAAGAAAGTGTTGAGCATTTTCATAACAGCTGCCATACTGAAGCTCGCTCAAG CGGTTCTGGATATAATCATGAGCTGGAAATCGAGACACAGCATGTCATTTTATGTCAAGCTTAGATATGTGCTTAAAGCTGTTGCAGCAGCAGCATGGGTGGTAGTGTTGCCTGTAACTTATGCATATAGCTGGAAAAATCCTCCAGATTTTGCACTGACTATTAAAAACTGGTTTGGCAATGGTTCAAGTTCACCTTCTCTATTCATCATAGCAGTTCTTTTTTACCTGTCACCAAACATGCTATCGGCATTGTTGTTTGTGTTCCCTTTCATCCGCCGTTACCTTGAGAGGTCAGATTACAAGATCATGAGTTTGGTAATGTGGTGGTCCCAG CCTCGGCTTTATGTTGGAAGAGGCATGCATGAGGATGCATTTTCTCTTTTCAA ATACACACTATTTTGGGTTCTCCTCCTTGCTGCAAAATTGGCATTCAGTTTTTACGTAGAG ATAAAACCTCTTGTAGGTCCAACGAAGGATATCATGAAGGTTCACATCAGTGTTTATAAATGGCATGAATTCTTCCCTCGAG CAAAAAGCAATATCGGTGTCGTGATTGCTCTATGGGCTCCTGTTATTCTT GTCTATTTCATGGACACTCAGATTTGGTATGCTATTTTCTCTACCATATTTGGAGGCATTTATGGAGCGTTTCGGCGTCTTGGAGAG ATTCGCACACTGGGTATGCTTAGATCACGGTTTCAGTCACTTCCAGGAGCATTTAATGCCTGCTTGATCCCAGTGGAAAAGGATGAAACGCGTAAAAAGGGACTTAAAGCCACATTATCTAAGAAATTTGATGAG GTCACTTCTAGAGGAAAGGAGGCTGCAAAGTTTGCTCAAATGTGGAACAAAATAATAGAGAGTTTCAGGGAGGAGGATCTGATAAATAATAG GGAAAGGAGCTTATTGCTTGTGCCATATTGGGCTGACCCTGATCTGGAACTTATCCAGTGGCCTCCATTTCTCTTAGCTAGCAAG CTACCCATCGCATTGGACATGGCTAAAGATTGCAATGGAAGAGATCGTGAACTGACCAAAAGGTTGAATGCGGACAGTTACATGTGTTGTGCAATTCGTGAGTGCTATGCTTCATGCAAAAGCATTATAAATGTTTTGGTCATTGGTGAACGTGAACAGCT GGTGGTCAAAGAAATTTTCGCAAAAGTTGATGATCACATAGCTGAGGGTAATCTGGTAAAGGATTTTAACATGAGCGCTCTACCTATCCTCTATGATCAATTTGTGCGGCTTATTGATTTTCTG aaagaaaacaaaatggAGGACAAGGATCATGTAGTTATTCTCTTGCTTGATATGTTAGAAGTTGTGACCCGTGACATAATGGAAGACTCTGTTCCTAG TTTGTCAGATTCCTCCCATGGTGGCTCTTATGGGATGCATGATGGGATGATTCCAAATGCAAAATATCAGCTCTTTGGCACCCTTAATTTTCCTGTAACAGAAACAGAGGCATGGATGGAGAAG ATTAGAAGGCTTCACATGCTGCTTACTGTTAAGGAATCTGCCATGGATGTGCCAACCAATTTGGAAGCTAGACGGCGCATCTCCTTCTTCTCAAATTCATTGTTTATGGACATGCCTCACGCCCCCAAAGTTCGCAATATGCTTTCCTTTTC TATTTTGACACCTTACTACAATGAGGAGGTTCTTTTCTCAATAAATTCATTGGAAAGACCAAATGAAGATGGTGTATCTATACTGTTTTATTTGCAAAAGATATACCCAG ATGAATGGGAGAACTTCCTTGAAAGGGTTGTCTGTAGCAGTGAGGAGGATCTTAAGGGAAACACTAGATTGGAAGAAGAACTCCGTCTATGGGCATCATATAGAGGCCAAACGTTGACCAAAACAG TACGAGGTATGATGTACTATCGGCAAGCTTTGGAACTTCAAGCTTTTCTTGATATGGCAAAAGATGAAG AGTTAATGAAAGGCTACAAGGCTGCTGAATCTAATACTGATGAACAGCCAAAAAATGAGAGGTCCTTGATGTCGCAATGTCAGGCAGTTTCAGACATGAAATTTACCTATGTTGTATCATGTCAGCAATATGGAATTCAGAAAAGGTCTGCTGATCATCGTGCTCAAGACATTTTGAGACTAATGACAAA GTACCCTTCTCTTCGAGTAGCTTACATTGATGAGATTGACGAAACTAGCAAAGATAAATCAAAAAGGACTGGCGATAATAAGGTTTATTATTCAGCGCTTGTGAAGGCTGTACCAAGGTCTGTGGACTCGGCAGAGCCAGATCAGAAGTTAGATCAG GTTATTTATCGAATAAAACTTCCTGGGCCTGCTATATTGGGAGAAGGAAAGCCAGAGaatcaaaatcatgcaattataTTTACTCGTGGGGAAGGATTGCAAACAATAGATATGAACCAG GACAACTACATGGAAGAAGCCCTCAAAATGAGGAATTTGTTgcaagaatttttgaaaaagaatggaGTAAGAAATCCGACTATTTTGGGATTGCGGGAGCATATTTTCACTGGCAG TGTTTCTTCACTAGCGTGGTTTATGTCAAATCAGGAAAACAGCTTTGTCACAATTGGGCAAAGATTGTTGGCCAATCCATTGAA AGTACGTTTCCACTATGGGCATCCTGATGTATTTGATAGATTGTTTCATTTAACTAGAGGTGGTGTGAGCAAGGCTTCCAAAGTCATCAACCTAAGTGAAGACATTTTTGCTG GTTTTAATTCTACTCTACGGGGGGGTAATGTTACTCACCATGAGTACATCCAAGTTGGTAAAGGAAGAGATGTTGGCCTTAACCAAATTTCACTGTTTGAGGCAAAGATAGCTAATGGAAATGGTGAGCAGACAATGAGTCGTGATGTATACAGGCTTGGACATCGGTTTGATTTCTTCCGTATGCTATCATGCTTCTTCACCACTATAGGATTCTACTTTACTACCCTG GTAACTGTCATTATTGTATATGTTTTTCTTTATGGTCGGCTGTATCTTGTCGTCAGTGGGCTTGAAGAAGGATTAAGTTCACACCCAGCTATTCGAAATAATAAGCCTCTTCAAGTTGCTCTTGCCTCTCAATCGTTTGTGCAAATTGGCCTATTGATGGCGTTGCCTATGATGATGGAGATAGGCCTTGAGAGGGGCTTCCGCAATGCCTTAACTGATTTTGTGCTCATGCAACTACAACTTGCTCCTGTTTTCTTTACATTTTCTCTTGGAACAAGGACCCACTATTATGGAAGAACATTGCTCCATGGGGGTGCTCAATACAGAGGCACTGGTCGTGGTTTTGTTGTATTTCATGCCAAATTTGCTGAAAACTATCGTTTGTACTCTCGAACCCATTTTGTGAAGGGAATCGAACTCATGATTCTACTTCTTGTCTACCATATATTTGGTAAATCATACAGAGATATGGTGGCATATGTTCTTATAACCGCATCTGTATGGTTCCTGGTTGTTACATGGCTCTTTGCCCCATTCCTGTTCAATCCTTCCGGATTCGAGTGGCAAAAGATTGTCGATGACTGGACAGACTGGAATAAGTGGATAAACAATCGTGGTGGTATCGGTGTATCGCCAGAGAAAAGCTGGGAATCTTGGTGGGAGAAAGAACAAGAGCATCTTTATCATTCAGGGATCCGTGGCACTGTAGCTGAGATATTGTTATCAATGCGCTTTTTTATATATCAATACGGACTTGTATATCACCTCACAATTTTGAATAATGAAACAAGTTTTCTG GTTTATGGTATTTCATGGATCGTCATTTTCTTAATATTAGCAGTAATGAAG GTTGTGTCTGTCGGAAGGAGGAAATTCAGTGCTGATTTTCAGCTTGCGTTTCGTTTGATCAAAGGCTTCATTTTCCTCTCATTTGTTGCCCTACTCATTAGCTTGATTGTTGTTCTACACCTGAAATTTCGCGATATTATTGTTTGCATTCTCGCGTTCATGCCTACCGGATGGGGAATGCTTTTG ATTGCTCAAGCTTTGAAGCCTTTTATTCGACGTTTTGGCTTCTGGGGATCGATCAGGACACTTGCCCGTGGTTATGAAATTGTAATGGGGTTGCTCGTGTTCACACCAATTGCCTTCTTGGCTTGGTTTCCATTTGTTTCGGAGTTTCAAACCCGTATGTTGTTCAACCAAGCATTCAGTAGAGGTCTGCAGATTTCTCGTATTCTTGGTGGACCAAAGAAGGATCGTTCCTCGAGCAACAAAGCGTAG